From a region of the Arachis ipaensis cultivar K30076 chromosome B09, Araip1.1, whole genome shotgun sequence genome:
- the LOC107616754 gene encoding probable cysteine protease RD21B translates to MGRSHVLLLLLSLLAAAVVASALDMSIIDYDAKLEAMTESHLMNLYESWLVKHGKVYNALGEKERRFEIFKDNLRFIHEHNSAGNKPYKLGLNKFADLTNEEYRARYLGTKPRSSSEQQRLLSGNRKSDRYAFRAGDELPASVDWREKGAVSPAKDQGQCGSCWAFSTVAAVEGINKIVTGELISLSEQELVDCDRSFNMGCNGGLMDNAFDFILNNGGIDSEQDYSYHAREGVCDTNRKNAHVVTIDGYEDVPENDEKALAKAVAHQPVSVAIEAGGRAFQLYQSGIFTGICGTELDHGVAAVGYGTEDGKDYWLVRNSWGSGWGEEGYIKLERNLAHGRTGKCGIAMEASYPIKNSTNPPNPGPSPPSPVNPSTVCDEYYSCPSRTTCCCVFEYAGFCFGWGCCPMQSATCCDDGASCCPPEFPVCDTRAGTCRLSKDNPFGVNSLPRTRATSTWTQRKVAMKDCLLA, encoded by the exons ATGGGTCGCTCCCATGTCCTCCTCCTCTTGCTCTCCCTTCTGGCGGCGGCCGTCGTGGCGTCAGCACTCGACATGTCGATCATCGACTACGACGCGAAGTTAGAAGCCATGACGGAGAGCCACCTCATGAACCTCTACGAGTCATGGCTGGTGAAGCATGGCAAGGTCTACAACGCGttgggagagaaagagagaaggttCGAGATCTTCAAGGATAACCTGCGGTTCATTCACGAACATAACAGCGCTGGGAACAAACCCTACAAGCTTGGCTTGAACAAGTTCGCCGATCTCACCAATGAAGAGTACAGAGCCAGGTACCTCGGCACCAAACCCCGCAGCTCCTCCGAGCAACAGCGATTGCTCTCTGGCAACAGGAAGAGTGACCGTTACGCATTCCGCGCCGGCGACGAGTTGCCTGCTTCTGTTGATTGGAGGGAGAAGGGTGCCGTCTCCCCCGCTAAGGATCAAGGCCAATGCG GGAGTTGTTGGGCTTTCTCGACGGTTGCTGCGGTGGAAGGGATCAATAAAATTGTGACGGGGGAGCTGATATCTCTGTCAGAGCAAGAGTTGGTGGATTGTGATAGGAGCTTCAACATGGGATGCAATGGAGGCCTCATGGACAATGCATTCGACTTCATTCTCAACAATGGAGGCATTGATTCTGAGCAAGATTACTCCTACCATGCTCGTGAAGGTGTTTGTGATACCAATAGG AAAAATGCTCATGTAGTTACCATAGATGGTTATGAAGATGTGCCAGAAAATGATGAGAAGGCGTTGGCTAAGGCTGTTGCACACCAACCTGTTAGTGTTGCCATTGAAGCTGGTGGCAGGGCCTTCCAACTTTATCAATCT GGTATCTTCACCGGCATATGTGGAACTGAACTTGACCACGGTGTTGCCGCAGTTGGGTACGGAACAGAAGACGGTAAAGACTACTGGTTGGTGAGGAATTCATGGGGTTCAGGATGGGGAGAGGAGGGTTACATCAAGCTGGAGAGAAATCTTGCACATGGCAGAACCGGAAAGTGTGGTATCGCAATGGAGGCATCATATCCAATCAAGAACAGCACCAACCCACCAAACCCTGGTCCCTCACCTCCATCCCCAGTCAACCCTTCCACTGTCTGTGACGAATACTACTCTTGCCCTTCTCGCACCACTTGCTGCTGCGTCTTCGAGTATGCAGGATTTTGCTTTGGATGGGGATGCTGCCCTATGCAATCCGCCACTTGCTGCGACGACGGTGCTAGCTGCTGTCCTCCTGAGTTTCCCGTCTGCGACACTCGCGCCGGAACCTGCAGATTG AGTAAAGATAACCCATTCGGAGTGAATTCCTTGCCACGAACACGTGCTACAAGCACTTGGACTCAAAGGAAAGTTGCCATGAAAGACTGCTTATTGGCATGA